The nucleotide sequence CCGATGCGCACCGGGCCGTTCGGCTTGCTCCAGACCATGGCCGACGCGCTGAAGCTCCTGGTGAAAGAAGACGTCATCCCGGCCGGCGCCGACCGGTGGGTCTTCGTCCTTGCTCCCATCGTGACGTTCGTCCCGGCCCTGCTCATCTACGTGGTCGTGCCCTTCGGGGAGCGTCTCGTGGTGCAGGACCTCAACATCGGGGTGCTCTTCGTGGCCGCGATGACGTCGGCCATCATCCCGTCGTTCCTCATGGCGGGATGGAGCTCCAACAACAAGTGGTCCGTCTTCGGAGCGCTGCGCTCGGCAGCGCAGCTCGTGAGTTACGAGGTGCCGCTGGTGCTGGCGGTGGTGGCGGTGGTGATGCTCACCGGCAGCCTGAGCCTGGTCGACATCGTCGAGGCCCAGCGGCGGTGGGGCTGGTTCATCCTGCTGCAGCCCCTCGGCTTCCTGGTTTACTACACGGCGGCGCTGGCGGAGGCCAACCGGGCGCCCTTCGACCTGATCGAGGCGGAGTCGGAGCTCGTCGCCGGCTTCAACACCGAGTACAGCGGCATACGGTGGGCCATCTTCTTCCTGGCGGAATACGCCAACTTGCTGTCCGGATCGGCGATCGCCGCGACGCTCTACCTGGGCGGCTGGAACGGGCCGTGGCTGCCGCCGTTCGTGTGGTTCCTGATCAAGACGTACTTCTTCGTGTTCCTCGCCATGTGGATTCGCTGGACGGTTCCCCGGATCCGGGTCGACCAGCTGATGAACCTGGGTTGGAAGGTGCTGCTGCCGCTGTCGCTGGTCAACCTGGCACTGACCGGCGTGTACGTGATGGTTCGCTAGGACTCGGGAGGGTCATGGGGGGTGCAGGAGTGAACTTCCTGCGCGTGACGGGCGTTGCGCTGTGGAATACGCTGGTGGGCATGGGCGTGACGATCCGCAACATGCTCTTTCGCCCGCGCATCACCATCCAGTACCCGGACGAACGCCACGACCTGCCCGTGGGGACCCGGGGCATCCCGGTGCTCCTGTCGGACGAACAGGGCGAGCTGAAGTGCGTGGTCTGCGAGCTGTGCGAGAAGATCTGCCCGGTGCACATCATCGAGATCAAGTGGCACCGGGATGAACAGAGCCGCAAGAAGGTCCTCGACGAGTTCAACCTCGACGCGAGCCGGTGCATGTACTGCGGACTGTGCGCGGAGGTGTGCCCGGCCGAGGCCATCGCCATGTCGGATCACTACGAGATGGCCGAGTACGAGCTCTCCTCCCTGGTGTATGACAAGGAGAAGCTGCAGCAGCTCGGGCTCCCGCAGAAGACGCCGATCATCAACTTCGGAGTGAAGACGGAGGGGCAGCCGGTCAAGCGATGAGCGCCATCCAGGTCATCTACCTGCTCGTGACCGCCGCGACCCTCTTGTGCGGATACGGGGTCGTGGCGTCCTCCAGGCTCATGCACTCGGCTCTGTGGCTCGGGGCGACCTTCGTCGGCATGGCGGCCATCTTCGTGCTGCTCGACGCCGACTTCCTGGCCGCCGCCCAGATCCTCATCTACGTCGGGGCCATCACCACCATGATCCTCTTCGGCATCATGCTTTCCGACATCCGGGACCTGCGGCCCGAGCCCGGCGCCCCCGTGTGGACGAGGCTCCTGCGCCTGGTGCTGTCGCCCCGGCGGGGGCTGCTGCCGCTCCTGGCCGCGGTGGGCTTCACCGCCGCGCTGTGGGTCGTGACGGCCCGCACGCCCTGGCCGGCGGAGCCGGCCGCCGCTCCGGACAACGTGACGGCGTCCATCGGCGACGTGATGTTCAGCCAGTACGTCTTGCCCTTCGAGATCGCCTCGGTGCTGCTGCTCGTCGCGCTGGTGGGCGCCATCGTGCTGGCCATGCGGGAGGAGGTGCGGTCCCGGTGATCCCGCTCCACTGGGTGCTCGCCACGAGCGCCCTCCTGTTCGGGCTGGGGCTGTACGGAGCGCTGGCGCTGCACAACGCGGTGCGAATCCTCATGTCCATCGAGTTGATGCTCAACTCGGTCAACCTCAACCTCGTCGCCTTTTCGCGCTACCTGCACCCGGACCAGCCCAAGGGGCTGATCATGGCCATCTTCATCATGACCGTCGCGGCCGCCGAAGCGGCCGTGGGGCTCGCCATCTTCCTGATCATCGCCCGCAACCGGACCGACGTCGACGTCGACAAGATTCACCTGTTGAAGGGGTAATCGAGGGGATATGGCTGCCGTTGCCTGGCTGGTGCCTCTCATCCCGGCCGCGTCCTCCCTGGTGCTGGCCTTCTGGGGGCGCAGGCTGCCCCGGCAAGGCGATTGGTTGGGCATCGGGGCAGTGGGCCTGTCGTGGCTCCTCTCGCTGGGGATCCTCGTAGACGCCCTCGGGGGAGGGCGGGCGGCGGGAGCGTGGACCTGGGCCCAGTTCGCGCCCGCAGCGGCCGGCTCTGGGTCCGTGAGCGTCGGCTTCCTCCTCGACCCCCTGGCGGCGGTGATGCTGGTGGTGGTCACCACCGTCAGCCTGGCCGTCCACGTCTTCTCTGCCGGCTACATGGAAGGCGACGTCCGCTACAAGCGCTACTACGCGATGCTCTCCTTCTTCACCTTCGCCATGCTGGGCCTCGTGGTGGCCGACAACTTCTTGCTGCTGTTCATCTTCTGGGAGCTGGTGGGGCTCGCCTCGTACGTGCTCATCGGCCACTACTACGAGCGGGCCGATGCCCGCTACGCCTCCATCAAGGCGTTCTTGACGACCCGGGTCGGCGACGTCGCCATGTTCGCCGGGATCATGGTGCTGTTCCGGGAGACCGGGAGCTTCCACTTCGGGACCATCTTCCAGGCGATCTCGGCGCACCAGGTTGCTCCGGCGACGTTGACACTGGCCGCCGTCCTGGTCTTTGGCGGGGCGGTAGGCAAGTCGGCCCAGTTCCCGCTGCACGTCTGGCTCCCCGACGCCATGGCCGGCCCGACACCGGTGAGCGCCCTCATCCACGCGGCCACCATGGTGGCCGCGGGCGTGTACCTGGTCGCCCGGGCCTTCGGGGTGTTCGTCGCCTCCGCCGAAGCGCTGCAGGTGGTGGCCTGGATCGGAGGCTTCACGGCACTGTTCGCGGCGACGATCGCCCTGGTACGGGAGGACATCAAGCAGGTACTGGCCTACTCCACGGTGAGCCAGCTCGGGTACATGATGATGGGGCTGGGGGTGGGGGCGTACACGGCAGGCTTCTTCCACCTCACGACCCACGCCTTCTTCAAGGCGCTCCTGTTCCTGGCCTCCGGTAGCGTCATCTACGTGCTCCACCACGAGCAGAACATGCACCGCATGGGCGGGCTCGCCCGGAAGATGCCCATCACGGCCCTCACCTGGGTGGTGGGCGCGGCGGCCCTGGCCGGCATCCCGCCCTTCTCCGGCTTCTGGAGCAAGGACGAGATCCTGCTGGCAGCGTACCACTCGGCCACGCCGGCCCTTTTCTGGATGGGCCTTGCGGGTGCGGTCCTGACCGCCTTCTACGTGACCCGGGCCACATGGATGGTCTTCTTCGGCCGGCCCCGCGACCAGCACCTGTACGACCACGCCCACGAGGCGCCCGCAGTCATGACCTGGCCGCTCGTGGGGCTGGCGGTCCTGGCGGCGGTCGCCGGTTTCTGGAATGCTCCCGTCACCCATTTCGCGTTCGGGCGGTTCGTTTATTTCGGGGAGCCGCACGAACTGCCCCCCAGTGGCCTGGTGACCGGCCTGGCCGTCGGTGGAGCTCTCCTGGGCGTGCTGGGAGCACTCGTCATCTACGCGTGGCGGTGGATTCCGGCCGAGTGGGTCGTGCGGACGCTGCGGCCCGTCCACACGCTACTCAAGCACAAGTACTACGTGGACGAGGCGTACCACTGGCTGTTCGTCCGGGGTACGGTGGCCCTGGCGAGGTTCCTCGGATGGTTCGATCAGGTGGTCATCGACGGGCTCGTCAACGGCGCCGCCGCCTTCACGAGAGGGCTTGCCGATGGGAGCCATTTCGTCGACCAGCAGGTGATCGACGGCACCGTCCATCTGGCGGCGACGAGCACGGTGGCGGCCGGCAACCAGTTGCGCCGGGCCCAGGTGGGCTACGTGCAGGCGTATGCTTTGACGCTGTTCGTCTCCGTGGTGGTCGGGCTCATCATCTTCACGATGGGAGGCTAAAGCCTCGACATGCTGAGTCTTCTGGTCTTTGCGCCGCTCATCGGATCCCTGGTCCTGGTGTTGATGCCCAAGGACGACAAGCCACTGCTGCGCAGGACGGCGCTGGCCTTTTCGCTGGTCCCGCTGGCGGTGGTGCTGGTCCTTTGGACCCGGTTCGACACCACCGTCCAGGGCATGCAGTTCGTCGAGCGGGTCCCCTGGATCCCGAGCGTCGGCATCCAGTACTTCCTGGGGGTCGACGGCATCAGCTTCCCCATGCTGATCGTCACGGCCCTCGTCACGACGCTCGCCATCCTGGTCTCCTTCAGCATCGAGGAGCGGGTCAAGGACTTCATGGCCCTCATGCTGCTGCTGGAGACGGGCATGCTGGGGGTCTTCGTCTCGCTCGACTACTTCCTGTTCTATATCTTCTGGGAAGTGGTCCTGGTGCCGATGTACTTCATCATCGGCATCTGGGGCGGGCCCCGGCGGGAGTACGCGGCCATCAAGTTCTTCATTTACACGCTGCTCGGCTCCGTGGTGATGCTGGTCGGCATCCTGGCCCTGTACTTCCAGAGCGGCCTCGGCACCTTCGACATGCTGGAGATCGCCGAGAAGGCCCGGCTGGCGCCGACGGCCCAGTACTGGATCTTCCTGCTGCTGTTCTTCGGCTTCGCGGTGAAGGTCCCCGTCTTTCCGTTCCACACCTGGTTGCCGGACGCCCACGTCGAGGCCCCGACCGGCGGCAGCATGTTGCTGGCGGGCGTCTTGCTGAAGATGGGCACCTACGGCTTTTACCGCATCAGCTACCCCACGCTGCCTGACGCCGCTCGGGCCTTTGCCATCGTCATGGGCGTCCTCGGCGTGATCAACATCATCTACGGCGCGCTGGTCGCCATGGCGCAGAAGGACCTCAAGAAGATGGTGGCCTATTCGAGCATCAGCCACATGGGCTTCGTGCTGCTCGGGTTGGCGGCCATGACGCCCATGTCGATGGCGGGCGGGCTCTTCGTCATGATCTCCCACGGGCTCATCAGCCCGATGATGTTCTTCTACGCGGGCACCGTGCTGTACGAGCGCACCCATACCCGGATGCTCGACGAGATGAACGCGCTGTTCACCAAGATGCCGATTGCGGCCACGCTCATGGCGTTTGCCTCTTTCGCCAACCTGGGCCTGCCGGGGCTGTCGGGGTTTGCCGGGGAGTTCTTCACCTTCGTGGGGACCTTCCCGGTCTTGCCGGCGCTGGTCTACATCGGCGTGCTCGGGATGGTGCTGACCGCGGCGTATCACCTGTGGATGATGCAGCGGATCCTCATGGGCGACGCATCGGTTCACGCGGCCGGGCACGCGGATGCGCCAGCGGCCCACGGTGCACCCTCCCCCTCTTCCCACGCAGCGCACGCCGAGGCGCCGGCGCTGCGGCTGCCTGACCTGCGGCTGCGGGAAGCGCTGGTGAGCGCTCCCCTGATGGCGCTCATCGTGCTCTTCGGGGTGGCACCTTCGGTGCTGTTGCGCCTGTTCAACCCGTCGATCCAGGCGCTGCTCAACCGGCTGGGAGGGCTGTGACGGCATGACCGACTGGATGATGGTCCTGCCCCAGCTCCTGCTCACCGCCGGCGGGCTGGCGGTCATCGGGGTGGATCTGGCCGCGAAGCGGCAGGAGCTCTCGGCCCTCACGGCCGGGCTCACCCTGGCCGTCGCCGCGGCGGCGGTGGGAGCGGCCGCCCGCAGGGCGGGGGAAGCGTGGCAGAGCATGCTCGTGGTGGATGGCTTCTCCACCTTCTTCTCCATGCTCTTCCTGGTCACGGGCGCGCTGGTCGTGCTCTTCTCGCTGCCCTACGTGCGAAAGAAGGAGATCCACGCCGGCGAGTTTTACTCGCTGCTGGTCTTCGTGGTCCTGGGCATGACGATGATGGCCTCGTCGCGGGACCTGCTGGTGATCTGGCTGGGGTTGGAGCTGCTCTCCATTGGCTCGTACGTGCTGGCAGGCATGCTCAAGGATGACCCCCGCTCGCTCGAGGCCTCCCTCAAGTACTTCCTCATCGGCGCCATGACGTCGGCGGTGCTGTTGTTCGGGCTTTCGCTCCTGTATGGGGTGTCCGGTGCGACCCACCTGGAGGCGATCCGCCGGGCCGTGGCCGTTGGCGGCCCCTGGAAGAGCGTCGCGCTGGTCGGCATGTGGTTCCTGGCGGTCGGGTTCGGCTTCAAGGTGGCCGCGGTGCCGTTCCACATGTGGGCGCCGGACGTCTATCACGGGGCTCCGACGCCGGTGGCGGCGCTGCTCATCGCCGGCTCGGAGGCGGCCGCCTTCTCGGCGCTCATCCGGGTCTTCAACGAGGCCTTTGCGCCGCTTGCCGCCGACTGGCGCGCGGTCTTCACGGTACTGGCGGTCGCCACCATGACCTACGGCAACGCGGTAGCCCTCGTGCAAACCAGCGCCAAGCGCATGATGGCGTACTCGGCCATCGCTCAGGCCGGTTACGTGCTGGTGGGCATGGCCGTCGGCACCCCGGAGGCGGTGAGCGCCATGCTCTACTACCTGCTGGCCTACGCCTTCATGGTGCTCGGCACTTTTGCGGTCATCGCCTGGCTCTCTTTGTCCAGGCCCGACGAGATGCTGGACGACTTCCAGGGCCTGGGCCGCCGGGTGCCCTGGGTGGCCGCCCTCACGGTGCTCCTGATGCTCTCCTTCATCGGGATCCCGCCGACGGCGGGCTTTGCCGGGAAGTTCTACCTGATCAAGTCGGCCGTGAGTGCCGGCATGGTCTGGCTGGCCGTGGTCATGGTCGTCAACAGCGCGATCTCGGCAGGCTACTACTACGGGATCGTGCGGAGGATGTACCTCGAGGGCGACGCCGTGCGGGAGCGGACGGCCATGCAACAAGCGGCCCCGAGCGCGGCATCGAGTATGCCCCGTCCCATGCAGCTCGCGCTGGTCATCTCGGCGGCGGCCACGGTCCTGCTTCTGCTCTTCCCCCAACCGATCCTGGACTGGCTCGGCCAGGCCCAGCACGTGCTCGCCATGCTACCCTGACGGCCGCCCGCCGTTGCTCGCGGGCGGCCCCGCCGCATGAACGGGGAGATCTCGGGGCGCGTCGGGTCGCCGGTGGGGTTTTTCGTCTCGCCGGGGGATGGTGGACCTGATGGGATTCGAACCCACGACCTCTGCAGTGCGATTGCAGCGCTCTCCCACTGAGCTACAGGCCCACGCGCCATTGGCGTGCCGTCCCCGATTATACACGACCGGGGCCGGTGGGGAAAGGCCCATGCCGGGATAGACTAAGACCCGACATGATCCCGTCGGGTGACGTACTCGCCCTGGCCTTCCCACGGATCGATCGGGCTTTGTTGCTCGGCCCCGGTGCTGCCGGCCCCCTGCGGGCCGCCAAGGGCCTGGGCGCGCCGTTGGAGCGGGGCCTCGTCCACGAGGTCCGGGTCGCCGGCGCCTCGGCTCCCCTTCGCATCGAAGGGTATGCTCCGCCGGGGATACGGTGGCGCGCGGCGTGGCGCCGGGCGCTGCGCTCGCCGGCCGGGGGCACCCATGCCCGCCTCTTCGCCGCCGCGTGGCGGGGGGATGCGCTGCGGCCCCACCCGGGCAAGGACCAGCTCCTCTCCCTTCCTTTCCTGGCCCACCGGTGGCGGACCGCCGGGGTCATCCCCTACCCGCACCAGATCGCCGCGGCCCGCCGGGTGATCTTCGAACTGGGTGGCCGGGCCATCCTGGCCGACGAGGTGGGACTCGGCAAGACCATCGAGGCCGGGCTCGTCCTTCACGAACTCATGCTGCGCCGCCTGGTCATCCGAGCGCTGGTGCTGGTCCCTTCGGGGCTGTGCTGGCAGTGGTACCAGGAGCTCAGGGAGAAGTTCGACCTCCCGGCCGAGCTACAGGCCAGCGAGTGGGACTGGGGCCGGGTGCCCTTGCTGGTGGCCTCCCTCGACACCGCCAAGCGCCCGCCCCACCGGGAGGCCGTCCTCGCGCAGGAGTACGACATGGTGATCGTGGACGAGGCGCACCGCCTGAAGAACGACCGCACCCGCTCCTTCGAACTGGTCGCCGCCACCCGCACGCGCTACTTGCTCCTGGTGACGGCGACCCCGGTCCACAACCACGCCGGCGAACTCCTCTCCCTGGTCCGCCTGGTCTCCGGCCAGCGCGCCATCCGGCTGCCCGCGGCGGCCAGGCGGATGGTGCCGGACGACCCGGCGGCGCACACCCTGCGCCGGGCGGCCCGGTCGGTGATGGTCCGGTACCGGCGCTCCGAGACCCCCATCCCTTTCACGGCCCGCCACCTCCACACCGTGCCGGTCCGCCTGACCCAGCAGGAGGCGGCGCTCTACGCCGACCTCGACCGGTTGGTGATGGAGGAGGCCGGCGGCGGCCGGGCGGGCCACCACGTACTGGCCTTCCTGACCCTCAAGCGGGAGCTGTGCTCGAGCCCGCACGCCCTGGCCGCCAGCCTGCGGCGCATGGTGGCCCACCGCAGCGCATCCCACCTCGTGGCACTGGCGGAGCGGGCCGAGCAGACCCTGCGCTGGGCCAAGGCGGATGCGGCCCTTCGCCTCGTGCGCCGGCTCGGCGACGAGCACGTGCTCCTCTTCACCGAGTACGTGGCGACCCAGCGGGCGCTGGCCGAACGCCTGGCCGAGCTGGGGCGCCCCGTCGTGCTTTTCCACGGGCAGCTGACGCCCATGCAGCGCGACTGGGCCCGGGGAGTCTTCGAGCGCCAGGCCCCTGTCATGGTCTCCACCGACGCCGGCGCCGAGGGCGTCAACTTGCAGTTTTGCCGGCACGTCGTCAACGTCGACTTGCCGTGGAACCCCATGCGCATCGAACAGCGCATCGGGCGCGTCCACCGGCTGGGACAGGCCCGGGACGTCCACATATGGAACCTGGTGGCCCGCTCGACCATCGAGGAGTACGTGGTCTACCTCCTGGTGCAGAAGCTCGACCTGTTCCGCCGCTTCGTCGGGGAACTCGATCGCATCGTGGAAGACGTGCCCGTGGTGGCCCGCCTCGAACGGGATCTCACGCGCCTTTTCACCCGCGCCGCCACGGACGCCATGACCGCGCAGCAAATCCAGCAGGCGCTGCAGCAGCTGGCCGGGGCCTGGCAGGACGCCCTCTCCCGGCTGGACGGCGACGCCGGCGCCGGTCACCCCGGGGCCCCGGCTGCTTCGAAGGGGGCGAGGAGGCGGCGTTGAAGAGACCTCCGTCCTCCCCTGCCACCCGGGGGTGCCGCGACTTCTGCCTGGAGGTGCTCACTCTGGCCGGAGCCCGGGCGATGGCATTGCGCCGGGACGGGCCGAGCATCTACCACGTCGAGCTCCCGGAGGACCTCGCCTGGCAGTGGGGGCACCGGGGGCGGCCCCATCCGCCGCTCGACCTGGTCTTCGACCCGCCTTTGGGCGGCGCCCCGGCCGGCCCGGGCGAGCCGGCGCCGGCTGACGGGCCGGAATGGGTCGAGCCCGGCTCCCGGCGCTTCTGGGACATCTGGCAGCTCTGCCTGCAGCGCGCGCCGTTGGGCGTCTTCCACGAGCCGGCGCCTCAAGGCCCGGCGGCCTACCGGCCGGCTCTTTGGCTGCGTTGCGACGCCGCCTGGGCGGGAGGGCCGCTGGCCGCCGCTCCTCGGCCTCACGGCGCGGTCGTCTGGATATCCCTGGCGCCCGGCACCGCGGGCAAGAGCGAGCAGCCCGCCCACGTCTCCTGGCTGGGGGAGCCTCCGGATCCGTCCCTGCACCCACCGAGTGCCGGCGTCTTACGGGTGGTCTGGGGACGGCCGCCCTCCCGCGCCGCGCGCCGATCGGTCAAGCTGGGACAGGCTTTGGACATGGCGGCGCAGGCCGTCGCCCGGGAGCTCGGGCGGGTCCCCGAGCTGCGCTCCTGGGCGAGGGCGGCCGCGGTGGCGGGTGGAGCGGCCACCTTGCGCCTCGTGCTGGTCCTGGCGGCGCTCACCTACCTGCCGGCGGAGCGGCCATGGCCCCCTCCCGCCCTCCTGCAGCTCGACGATCGGCGAAACGGCGCATTCGCTCCAGCTGCCGGCGCAGGCGCACCTCGAGGTCTGCGGGAAGAGGAGGCCCCATGACCGGGGGAGGCACGGGGATCCGCTCCCCCTCCTTTCCCCCGTCCGGCGTGGCCGCAGGCGGTGGCCCGGGAGGCGGCAGCCCTGCCGCCTCCCCCGGCTCCGCGACCCGGGCCGCAGCAGGCTCCAGGAGAGCCTCGAGGAGTCGCAGCGCCGCCGCCTTGTCGGGCACCCGGCCCCGGGCGGTCGTATCGGGGTCGGTCTGGGACGACGGCGGCAGCGGGGCTCCCACGCACGACGGGCAGCCCGACTCGCACGGGCACCGGGCCACGAGGTCCCGGGCCGCCCGTACGAGTGGCTCCACCGCTTCGAAGGCCTGCCGCGCGAATCCCGCCCCGCCCGGGTGCCGGTCGTACACGTAGACCGCGGGGCCGCCTGCCGGGCCCGTGTCGACCACGGCGCCGACGTCCGGCCCGTCGCACCCGGCAAACAGGGGCAGCACGCCGACCACGGCGTTGGCCACCCCCCACAGGGCGTCCACGGGCTGGGCCCCCATGGCCGTGACCGCCGCCACCGCCCCTGGATCAGGGGTGAGCGCCAGGGCGTTCGTGTAAATCTCCGTGGGCGGAAGCTCCACCCTCCCCCACCCGAGGCTGTCGCGGCTTTCGAAGCGTACCTTCTTGAACATGTAGACCAGCTGCGTGACCACCGCGTCGCCGAACTGGGCGGTGCCCCCGGGAATGCGCCGGGCAAGCAGCGGCCCTGCCTCCACCACCGGGCGAACCCGCTGCTCGGCCACCGCCTGGGTGAAGTAATCGACCCCCTGGCGGCGCACCCACGCTACCTTGGCCTCGAGGTCGAGCCGGTCGACGACGAAGGTCTCCCCCTCGTGGAGGTAGGCAGCTTCAGGATGAAGCTGGAAGAAAGCGCTGGGCTCGTCCAGGCTTCCGATCACCCGGCCTCCCGGCGCGCCTGGGCGCTCGGCCTCCATGATGGTGTAGGTCGCTTCCGAAGCGGTGCGCAGCCCGAAGGCCCCGGCCGGATACCCGGAGCCCTTCCAGCGCCACGTGCGCCCGTCCCAGAAGAGGTCTCCCCCTTCGACCAGCAGCCGCAGCACCGCACCCGCATGAGGGCCGAAGCGATCGAGCTCCTGGGGGCTCAAGGGGAGTTCGTACGCGGCCGCCCGCAAGTGCCCCAGGATGACCTGGGGGTTGTCGGGGTCGAGGACCCCCGGTTCGCTGGCGCGGCCCCACAGGTACTCCGGGTGGTTCGCCAGATACTGGTCCACCGGCGACTCGTGGGCGACCAGCACCGCCAGCCCGGTCTCCTGCTTGCGCCCCGCCCGGCCCGCCTGCTGCCGGACCGAGGCGATGGAGCCGGGGTAACCGACCAGGATGGCCGCCTCCAGCGCCCCCACATCGATGCCGAGCTCCAGGGCGCTGGTGCTGCACACCCCCAGAAGCTCCCCCTGAAAGAGCCTGCGCTCGATCTCCCGCCGCTCGGCGGCCAGGTACCCG is from Limnochorda sp. L945t and encodes:
- a CDS encoding DEAD/DEAH box helicase is translated as MDVEKWLEQLHVQAGPDDPIRAVHWTEARPARYRDVSPPLLPAVQQALERRGIHQLYVHQALAIEHARAGRHVAVATETASGKSLAYHVPVLEALLMDPRATALYLFPTKALAQDQLRTLLELLEALGPGAVRGRRQHGAAVAGTYDGDTPPDQRKQLREYGRVLLTNPDMLHAGMLGHHVAWGAFWRGLRYVAVDEMHVYRGLFGSHVANVLRRLQRVARHWGASPVFVLCSATIGNPREMASRLIGQPVELVDEDGSPRGRRCMILWNPPRVGHPPARRSANLEAADLMSRLVADGIPTIAFGRARVVAELLYRYTRERLERLAPSRANRIAAYRGGYLAAERREIERRLFQGELLGVCSTSALELGIDVGALEAAILVGYPGSIASVRQQAGRAGRKQETGLAVLVAHESPVDQYLANHPEYLWGRASEPGVLDPDNPQVILGHLRAAAYELPLSPQELDRFGPHAGAVLRLLVEGGDLFWDGRTWRWKGSGYPAGAFGLRTASEATYTIMEAERPGAPGGRVIGSLDEPSAFFQLHPEAAYLHEGETFVVDRLDLEAKVAWVRRQGVDYFTQAVAEQRVRPVVEAGPLLARRIPGGTAQFGDAVVTQLVYMFKKVRFESRDSLGWGRVELPPTEIYTNALALTPDPGAVAAVTAMGAQPVDALWGVANAVVGVLPLFAGCDGPDVGAVVDTGPAGGPAVYVYDRHPGGAGFARQAFEAVEPLVRAARDLVARCPCESGCPSCVGAPLPPSSQTDPDTTARGRVPDKAAALRLLEALLEPAAARVAEPGEAAGLPPPGPPPAATPDGGKEGERIPVPPPVMGPPLPADLEVRLRRQLERMRRFADRRAAGGREGAMAAPPAGR